One part of the Anopheles merus strain MAF chromosome 3L, AmerM5.1, whole genome shotgun sequence genome encodes these proteins:
- the LOC121598402 gene encoding uncharacterized protein LOC121598402 isoform X3, producing MKLSKPLFMSSGKRDLGPSLRYNRTAALLDFESKINWNKILQTDPLKCAFSLVCQLAAGAEPQDAQAKIIYEFIAFSVENSKTVPAPLRESFENGLQYNGNLKAKDNYKQCYRRYPLCLYSARTMLRFMSLFGREAEEK from the exons ATGAAACTATCGAAGCCGCTGTTCATGTCGTCCGGGAAGCGAGATCTGGGCCCATCGTTACGCTACAATCGAACCGCCGCACTGTTG gaTTTTGAGTCAAAAATCAACTGGAACAAAATCCTGCAAACGGATCCACTCAAGTGTGCATTTTCCCTCGTCTGCCAGCTGGCCGCCGGTGCCGAACCGCAGGACGCGCAGGCAAAGataatttatgaatttatCGC GTTTAGCGTAGAGAACAGCAAAACGGTTCCGGCACCACTGAGGGAATCGTTCGAGAACGGGCTGCAGTACAACGGCAACCTGAAGGCGAAGGATAACTACAAGCAATGCTACCGGCGCTATCCACTGTGCCTGTACTCGGCCCGGACGATGCTTCGGTTTATGAGTCTGTTTGGCAGGGAGGCGGAGGAGAAGTAG
- the LOC121598266 gene encoding 39S ribosomal protein L14, mitochondrial has translation MLRKSFAALVPLAGTSRPLHTTAVCSEIRKMARLRVVDNSEIGKRAMAEGKPPKCIHVYNKQSVGMIGDKVLVAIKGQKKKGILVGCKQFQKPKIPKFDSNNLVLIDDNGTPLGTRIHVPIPTILRTILKEKTQAKGADYTKLLGIASRFV, from the coding sequence atgttgcgaaaatcgttcGCCGCGCTGGTTCCGCTTGCGGGTACTTCCCGCCCCCTGCACACGACGGCCGTGTGCAGCGAGATTCGCAAAATGGCTCGGCTGCGTGTGGTAGACAACAGCGAGATCGGCAAGCGGGCCATGGCGGAGGGCAAACCGCCCAAGTGCATTCACGTGTACAACAAGCAGAGCGTGGGCATGATCGGCGACAAGGTGCTGGTAGCGATCAAGgggcagaagaagaagggcaTCCTGGTCGGGTGCAAGCAGTTCCAGAAGCCCAAGATACCCAAGTTCGACAGCAACAATCTGGTGCTGATCGACGACAACGGGACACCGCTCGGCACGCGCATTCACGTGCCCATCCCGACCATCCTGCGCACGATACTGAAGGAGAAAACGCAGGCCAAGGGCGCGGACTACACGAAGCTGCTCGGTATAGCTAGTAGATTTgtttaa
- the LOC121598402 gene encoding uncharacterized protein LOC121598402 isoform X2: MTNRLIILGIVTLGSLFTLHLLAQDFMKLSKPLFMSSGKRDLGPSLRYNRTAALLDFESKINWNKILQTDPLKCAFSLVCQLAAGAEPQDAQAKIIYEFIAFSVENSKTVPAPLRESFENGLQYNGNLKAKDNYKQCYRRYPLCLYSARTMLRFMSLFGREAEEK, encoded by the exons ATGACAAACCG ATTAATCATTCTCGGAATAGTAACGCTCGGCTCGCTGTTCACGTTACATCTGCTAGCGCAAGACTTTATGAAACTATCGAAGCCGCTGTTCATGTCGTCCGGGAAGCGAGATCTGGGCCCATCGTTACGCTACAATCGAACCGCCGCACTGTTG gaTTTTGAGTCAAAAATCAACTGGAACAAAATCCTGCAAACGGATCCACTCAAGTGTGCATTTTCCCTCGTCTGCCAGCTGGCCGCCGGTGCCGAACCGCAGGACGCGCAGGCAAAGataatttatgaatttatCGC GTTTAGCGTAGAGAACAGCAAAACGGTTCCGGCACCACTGAGGGAATCGTTCGAGAACGGGCTGCAGTACAACGGCAACCTGAAGGCGAAGGATAACTACAAGCAATGCTACCGGCGCTATCCACTGTGCCTGTACTCGGCCCGGACGATGCTTCGGTTTATGAGTCTGTTTGGCAGGGAGGCGGAGGAGAAGTAG
- the LOC121598402 gene encoding uncharacterized protein LOC121598402 isoform X1 — MGWRLIILGIVTLGSLFTLHLLAQDFMKLSKPLFMSSGKRDLGPSLRYNRTAALLDFESKINWNKILQTDPLKCAFSLVCQLAAGAEPQDAQAKIIYEFIAFSVENSKTVPAPLRESFENGLQYNGNLKAKDNYKQCYRRYPLCLYSARTMLRFMSLFGREAEEK, encoded by the exons ATGGGATGGAG ATTAATCATTCTCGGAATAGTAACGCTCGGCTCGCTGTTCACGTTACATCTGCTAGCGCAAGACTTTATGAAACTATCGAAGCCGCTGTTCATGTCGTCCGGGAAGCGAGATCTGGGCCCATCGTTACGCTACAATCGAACCGCCGCACTGTTG gaTTTTGAGTCAAAAATCAACTGGAACAAAATCCTGCAAACGGATCCACTCAAGTGTGCATTTTCCCTCGTCTGCCAGCTGGCCGCCGGTGCCGAACCGCAGGACGCGCAGGCAAAGataatttatgaatttatCGC GTTTAGCGTAGAGAACAGCAAAACGGTTCCGGCACCACTGAGGGAATCGTTCGAGAACGGGCTGCAGTACAACGGCAACCTGAAGGCGAAGGATAACTACAAGCAATGCTACCGGCGCTATCCACTGTGCCTGTACTCGGCCCGGACGATGCTTCGGTTTATGAGTCTGTTTGGCAGGGAGGCGGAGGAGAAGTAG
- the LOC121598264 gene encoding probable ATP-dependent RNA helicase DDX56: protein MDEPGPGLNFHEFELDDRLLRDIARLGWISPTLVQEKAIPFLLEGKDVLIRARTGSGKTAAFAIPIIQNVLRYKTETAVRETSVLVMAPSQDLCHQIAKVFASLTYSCGPLIRVADLSSKEEKATHRHLLAERPDIVVSTPGRLRTVLADGTLNVRESLRCVTIDEADLMFTFGFEKDLKEVLKHFPPVHQSVLCSATLEEDVTQMKKMVLRNPVILKLEEPQLAVGTQLTHYQIEAEEVDKAAILYTVLKLKLIQGKCIIFVKSVDRCYRLKLFLEQFGIRSCILNSELPIKIRCHTVHQFNQGSYDIIIASDELMAENPALVKRKSDKKPSTKQLLQQTEAESSVSRGIDFQCVSCVVNFDFPSDLNSYIHRAGRTARGQNNGSVLSFVGIEELELKRNVEEFLQTLSNDAEFSMKDFNFNFDEVEAFRYRAKDAWRAITKISIREARIKELKMEIFNSEKLKSFFEENPRDLQTLRHDRPLHTVHVQEHLGDVPEYLVPAALKPMVDIMNAKRKKKMSEKYAAAKKRAKSDNPLLVNGIDYMKKGW from the exons ATGGACGAACCGGGACCGGGACTGAATTTTCACGAGTTTGAGCTGGACGATCGTCTACTGCGG GATATAGCACGGCTAGGATGGATCTCCCCGACGCTGGTGCAGGAGAAAGCAATCCCGTTCCTGCTCGAAGGCAAAGATGTGCTCATCCGCGCCCGCACCGGTTCGGGCAAGACGGCCGCCTTCGCCATCCCTATTATCCAGAACGTCCTACGGTACAAAACAGAAACGGCGGTTCGTGAAACGTCCGTGCTAGTGATGGCCCCCAGCCAGGACCTGTGCCACCAGATCGCCAAAGTGTTCGCCAGCCTGACGTACTCGTGCGGACCGCTCATCCGGGTGGCGGATCTGTCCTCGAAGGAGGAGAAAGCCACCCACCGGCATCTGCTGGCCGAGCGGCCGGATATCGTCGTGTCGACGCCGGGCCGGCTGCGCACCGTGCTGGCCGACGGGACGCTGAACGTGCGGGAAAGTCTGCGCTGCGTGACGATCGACGAGGCCGATCTGATGTTTACGTTCGGGTTTGAGAAGGATTTGAAGGAGGTGCTGAAACACTTTCCACCGGTGCACCAGTCGGTGCTGTGCTCTGCCACGCTGGAGGAAGATGTGACACAGATGAAGAAGATGGTGCTTCGCAATCCGGTAATATTGAAGCTGGAGGAGCCTCAGCTGGCGGTCGGTACGCAGCTAACGCACTATCAGATTGAGGCCGAAGAGGTGGACAAGGCGGCGATACTGTACACCGTGCTGAAGCTGAAGCTGATCCAGGGCAAGTGCATCATCTTCGTCAAGTCGGTGGACCGGTGCTACAG ATTGAAATTGTTCTTGGAACAGTTCGGCATACGGTCGTGCATTCTAAACTCTGAGCTGCCTATCAAAATTCGCTGTCACACGGTCCACCAGTTCAATCAG GGTAGCTACGATATAATCATCGCCTCGGATGAACTGATGGCAGAAAATCCAGCACTGGTGAAGAGGAAGAGCGACAAAAAGCCGTCCAccaagcagctgctgcagcaaaccgAGGCCGAATCGAGCGTGTCCCGCGGCATAGACTTCCAGTGCGTTTCGTGCGTGGTGAACTTCGATTTCCCCTCCGACCTGAACTCGTACATCCATCGGGCTGGGCGAACGGCACGTGGACAGAACAATGGCAGCGTGCTGTCGTTCGTAGGCATCGAGGAGCTGGAACTGAAACGGAACGTCGAAGAGTTTCTCCAAACACTGTCGAATGATGCGGAGTTCTCCATGAA GGATTTCAATTTCAACTTTGACGAGGTGGAAGCATTCCGGTACCGAGCGAAGGATGCATGGCGAGCGATCACAAAGATTTCCATCCGAGAGGCCCGAATAAAGGAGCTAAAGATGGAAATTTTCAACTCGGAAAAGCTTAAG TCGTTCTTTGAGGAAAATCCACGCGATCTGCAGACGCTTCGACACGACCGGCCCCTCCACACGGTGCACGTGCAGGAACATTTGGGCGACGTGCCGGAATACCTGGTACCGGCCGCCCTGAAACCAATGGTGGACATTATGAACGCGAAgcgaaagaagaagatgagCGAAAAGTACGCTGCCGCCAAGAAGCGGGCCAAGTCCGACAATCCACTCCTGGTCAACGGTATAGATTACATGAAGAAAGGATGGTAG